The sequence GTCTAGAAGGCGGGCCCCAGCGCGGGGTCGAGATCGCGCGGGCGGGTCAGGTGGACCAGGCGCGCGCAGCGATCGCGCAGGTCGGCCCAGCGGTCGATGTCCAGCTCAAGCACGGCATAACAGGCAGTGGGAAACTTTTCCTCGACCGCGTCGCGCAGCGAGCTGGTGCCATCGTCCGGGACCAGGTCAAAAATCAGGTCTTCCAGCCCAGGGTTGTGTCCGACCATCAGGATCGCGGACGGATCGTCATCCTGCTCACGCAGCACGTCAGCCAGGGTGACGCTGCTGGCGAGGTAAATGCGGCGGTCCCAATTGACCTTCACTGGCTGTCCGCTGGCGTGGCAGGCAAGTTCAATCGTTTCGGCGCAGCGGATCGCGGGAGAGGACAGAACCCGGTTCCATTGCACCCCATGATCGCGAATGTGCCTTCCCATTATGGCGGCACCGGCGCGCCCACGCTCATTCAGCGGCCGGTCGAAATCGCGCGCGCGCGGATCGCCCCAGTCGGACTTGGCATGGCGGAACAGACCGAGGATTTTCACGCAGGGCTCTCGTTAGGAATGGTGCGCCCAGAAACACCGGTGCCGACGCGTTGTAAAGCCTCGTCCAAAGTCACCCGTGTAATCGGAGTGCCGCCCGGAAAGGCCGAGAGCAGGCGCGAAGGAAAGGCCGAGGAGAGCACAACAAAATGGCCGCGGTCTTCCTTGCTGCGGATCAGCCGGCCAAAGGCCTGGGCCAGGCGCGCGCGGATGATCTGGTCGTCATAGGCCGATCCGCCCCCCGCCAGCCGCCGCGCGCGGTGCAGGATCGAAGGCTTGGGCCAGGGCACCTGTTCCATCACCACCAGTCGCAGCGAATGGCCGGGCACATCGACCCCGTCACGCAGGGCATCGGTGCCCAGCAGCGAGGAGCGCGGATCGTCACGGAAGATATCGACCAGCGTGCCAGTATCGATTGGATCGACGTGCTGGGCATAAAGCGGCAGGCCGGTGCGGGCGAGCCGGTCGGCAATCCGGCCATGGACCGCGCGCAACCGTCGGATCGCGGTGAACAGGCCAAGGACACCGCCGCCTGAGGCCTCGATCAGACGGCCATAGGCTCCGGCCAGCGCAGCGACATCGCCCTTGGCTACGTCGGTCACGATCAGCACTTCGGCCTGACCAGCGTAGTCAAACGGGCTGTCAAAGCTGGACAGGCGTGGAGCAATTTCGAGCGAAGCCGCGCCGCTGCGAGCAATTGCGGTGTCCCAATCCGGCCCGTCGCGCAGGGTGGCGGAAGTGATCATGACCCCGTGCGCACCTTCGAGCACGGTGCGGGCGAACGGCTTCATTGGATCGAGCCAGCGGCGGTGGATGCCGACGTCAAATTCGCGCGCCTCGCTGCGTTCCACCGCCAGCCAGTCGACGAATTCGGGATCGGCCGGACCGCCGAGCCGGTCGAGCAGGGCCTCCCAGGCCGCAAGCAGGTCGATCCGCCAAGACAGGGAATGACGCGCCCCTTCGATCCGGGCGCGGCCCGCGCCGTCGAGCCAGTCGGGCGGCTCCGCCAGGATCGCCTCCAGCCGCACACCGAGCCGGACCAGCGGCACCCGCAGTTCGGCCAGAGCTTCCTGTGCCGCCTGGGCACGCTCGACGAAAGCGCCATCGAGTTGCGCCGCCTCGGTCTCGAGGCCATAGCCAGCGTCCTGTCCGCCGCTTTCGTCGCGGGCATAGACGGTAGCGCGCACTGCGGCGAGCAGCTCTTCAAGCGGTCCTGACGGCGCATTCTCCCCCAGACGCTGGAGCCAGCCATCGCCGGGAAGGGCTTCGGCGGCATAGCGGGCGGCGGCAATGGCCTTGCCCCCGGCCTCATCATAGCTGGCAACATCGGCAAGGCGAGCGGACAGACCGCGCCGCCGCCCCTTGGAGCCGCGTTCCGGGCCGATCACCCATCGGCGCAATTCGATTGTCTCGGCACCGGTCAGCGCGGCGGCGAAGGTAGAATCCGCCGCTTCGAACACGTGATGGCCTTCGTCAAAGACCAGCCGGGTCGGGCGTTGGGCGTGGTCGCGGCCGCGCGCGGCGTTGACCATGACCAGCGCGTGGTTGGCGATCACGAGGTCAGCTTGCGCTGAGGCGCGGGCGGCGCGTTCGATGAAGCATTTCCGGTAATGCGGACAGCCGGCATAGACGCATTCACCGCGCTGGTCGGTCAGCGCCTTGATCCCGCGCTGACGGAACAGGGTGCCAAGCCAGCCGGGTAGGTCCCCGCCGATCATGTCGCCGTCCTGGCTATAGGCTGCCCAGCGCGCTACGAGTTGCGCCAGGATCGCCGCGCGACCGGCAAAACCGCCCTGCAAGGCGTCTTCGAGATTCAGCAAGCACAGGTAGTTTTCGCGGCCCTTGCGCACGACAACGGGCTGAGTGCCATTGCCGTGCTGCGCGGGCCAGGCGCGCCGGCTTTCGCGGCGGAGCTGGCGTTGCAGCGCCTTGGTATAGGTCGAAACCCAGACCGTCCCCCCCGATTGCTCGGCCCATAGCGAGGCAGGGGCGAGATAGCCCAGGGTTTTGCCAATCCCGGTCCCGGCCTGGGCCAGGACCAAGTGCGGCAGTCCCTCGCGGCGGCGCGGGGCGAACACCTCGCCGGCCTCGCGGGCATAAGCGGCCTGGGCAGGACGGGCTTCAGCCCCGCTACCGGTGAGCTGGCCCAGCCGCTGGGTGATAGCTTCTTGCGGGAGCGAGACCTGCGCTGGCTGGGGGCGTTCTGGCGCCTCCTCCCACTCTGGCAGGCGTGCGAAGAGCCAGCGTTCGGCCTTGGCCGGGGCATCCAGCCGCGCTGCCAGCAAGGGCGCCCAGGGCCAGCGCAGCCGGGTCAGGTTCTGGAGCGCGCTCCACGCGCCTTCGCGTTCTGGCCAGGCCGGGTCGGCACAAGTGGAAAGCAAGGCTTCGGCCGCGACCTGGAGCAGGGCGGGGACAGCGTCGTCGCTGGTCGGCTCGGGCAGGTCCAATGCATGGGCCAAGCCCTTGGGGGTCGGCACCACGAATCGCGCCGGGTGGACAAAGGCAAACAGCTCCAGCAGGTCGAGGCCGGACAGGTCGGGATAGCCCAGCCGCGTCGCCACGAGCGGGGCATTGAGCAACAGCAGCGGCGTGTCGGCCGCGGCGATGATCGCCTCGCCCTTGCCGGTCGCACGGGTGTTGCCATAGCCGTCGCGCAGCCAGCAGCCGGAATGGCTGGCGTGAATCGCGGGCAAAGGCAGAGCGGCCGTCACCCGATCTTGCTAGAACGAAAATGGAACGTGGAAAAGCCAGAGCAGCGCCTCAGCGGCTGAAAAGTCGCTCCCACCAGGGCTGGTCGCTCTCCATTGGCCGCAGCGGGCCGAAGATCATGCGACGCCGCACCGGATCAAGGTTGCGGGGAGTGTGGAGTGGCAGATGCTGAAAGCGCGAACGGCTAGGCAAGTTGAGCATAGCAAAAGCCCCATTTGTTGCCGCGGGATAACGCGGCAGCGCCGCCGTAGTTCCCGTTGACCCCGCGAGGCGCGCAGTCCAGCTATGCCGCCATGTCGAATCCATCGCGTGACGCTCTGATCGCCCGCCTGCCCAAGGCCGAGCTCCACCTCCATATCGAAGGTTCGCTCGAGCCTGAATTGCTGTTCGCTTTGGCCCAGCGCAACGGGGTGTCGATCCCTTTTGCCTCGGTCGAGGCTGTGCGGGCGGCCTATTCCTTTTCGAACCTGCAGGACTTCCTCGACATCTACTATCAGGGGATGTCTGTACTGCAGACCGAACAGGACTTCTATGACCTGACCTGGGCCTATCTGGAGCGGGCGGCCACAGATACGGTCCGCCATGTCGAAATCTTCTTCGATCCGCAGGGGCACACTGAGCGCGGTTTAGCTTTCGAGACCGTGCTGGACGGCATCGAGCGGGCGCTGAGGGACGGTGAGGTAAAGCTGGGGATCAGTTACCGGCTGATCATGTGCTTTCTGCGCCACTTGAGCGAGGACGCGGCCTTTGCCACGCTTGATCAGGCAATGCCGCACATCGATCGCATTCACGGCGTTGGGCTGGACTCGTCCGAGGTTGGCCATCCGCCGAGCAAGTTCCAAAAGGTCTTTGCCAAGGCGCGCGAACTCGGCCTTCACGTCACGGCGCATGCCGGGGAAGAAGGCCCTCCTGAATATGTCCATGAGGCCCTGGACCTGCTGCAGGTAGAGCGGATCGACCATGGCAACCGCGCGCTGGAGGATGCGGCGCTGGTCCGGCGGATCGCGGACGAAGGCCTGACGCTGACGGTTTGCCCGCTGTCCAACTTGCGGCTCTGCGTGATCAAGGACATCGGCCAAAGCCCAGTGCGCAAGATGCTCGACCTTGGCCTTAAGGCGACGGTCAATTCGGACGATCCGGCCTATTTCGGTGGCTACATCAACGACAATTTCCGGGCGATTGCCGATGCGCTGGACCTGTCGGAGGCCGAGATCGTCAAGCTGGCCGAGAACAGCTTTACCGGCTCGTTCCTGCCAATGGCCGATCAGATCCAGCACCTGGCTGAAATAACCGAGGTGGCCGGTGGTTGATAAGGTTTACCTCACCGCCGACCGGCTGCTGGAAGACAGCTTTGCCCTGGCCAACCAGGTGATCGATTCGGGCTTCGTGCCGACCCATATCGTCGGGATCTGGCGGGGCGGGGCACCGGTTGGCATCGCAGTGCAGGAACTGCTGGCCTATCGCGGCGTGGAAACGGATCACATCGCGATCCGCACGGCCAGCTATTCAGGGATCGACAAGCAAGACAAGGAAGTGCGGGTCTATGCCCTGGGCTATCTGATCGACGTGCTCGACCCCGAGAACCGGCTGCTGGTGATCGATGACGTGTTCGACACGGGCCGCTCGGTCGAGGCCTTCCTCAAGGAATTGAAAACCCGGTGCCGGCACAACATGCCCGAAACGGTCAGGATCGCGACGGTCTATTATAAACCCAGCCGCAACCAGACCTCGCTGAAGCCCGATTACTTCGTCCATGAAACGGAGGAATGGCTGGTCTTCCCGCACGAGATCTGCGGTTTGACCGAAGCGGAAATCCGCGCTCACAAGCCGGGTGCGAGCATCATTCTTCGCGAAGGCTGATGGTCAGTTCGCGCGCCAGACCGTTTCGCCTTCCTTCACCGTTTCGAGCACCTTGATCGCCCGGATCTGGTCAACTGGGGTGGTAAGCGGGTTGCGATCCAGCACCACAAAGTCCGCAAGCAGACCCGCCTTGATCCGCCCGCGCCGGTCTTCTTCGAAGACCTGCCAGGCCGGTCCTGTGGTCAGCGCCTGAAGTGCCTGAAAGGCATTTTCGCGCTGGCCATCGCCACTGACCACGCCGCTGCGCGAGGTTCGGGCCATCGCACTCCACATCTGCGCGCGGGTATCAAGCGGTGTGACCGGATAGTCCGAGTGGTTTGACGGGATCAGCCCGGCGGCGCGGCTGGCGGTGAAGGGGCTGATGAAATCGACCACCTCATCCGGAAAATTTCGCCGGTGGGTATCCGCGAAGTAGAAGGTATGGTTGGAAAAATAGGTGGGGCCGACCCCGATCCGGACATAGGCCGGGATCTGGTCGGGCCGCATGAATTGCGAATGGATCACGACTGGACGGCGATTGTCGGCAGCCTTGATCCCCAGCGCATCGAAGCCGCGGATCGCCATGTCGATCGCCGCATCGCCATTGGCGTGGACGAAGATCTGCCAGCCGCGTTCATGGACCTTGCGGGCCAGGGCCTGGAAGGCAGCATCGCTGGTCACCGGCTGGCCATGCCATGGATGCTGGCCATCGGGTGATCCCAGTGCATAGTCACGGGTAAAAAAGGCAGTGCGCGCCTGTGGCGAGCCGTCCAGCGTGAACTTTATGCCTTGCAACTTGACCCGCCCAAACCGCGCGCCTGGGGTCATGGCCGGGTTCTCCAGCACGGCATCGATCCCGGTCATGGCGAAGGGCAGCAGCGCCAGATCGATCTTCAGCATTGCTTGGGCCGCTGGAGACGTAAGGAAGGCCAGATCGACTGGGTTGGTTGCCCCGTCCTGCGCCCAAGTGAAGCCTTCGCGGGCATAGCGCATCTGGACCCCGTCAAGTGCGGCAAGTCGGGCCTCGTTGCTCGGCTGCGGGAGCACGGCCGACATCGGCAGCATGGCCTTTTCGAACAGCAGGCCGGTCAGCCTGCCCTTTTCATCGCTGGGCATGACTCCGCCAGCGGGCGGCTTCATGCCATCGCGCAGCTTTGCCGCCTTTAGCGCGGCGCTGTTAGCGACGAGACCGTGGAGCGAGATATGCAGCAGCACGACCTTGCGATCGGGCATAATGCCATCCAGTTCGGCGCGCGTAACATGGCGGCGTTCGGCCAATTGCGCATCGTCATAGCGCCAGACCACGACCCAGCCACCCTTCGGCACTTTGGCGCCATAAGCCTTGACCGCGGCGAGAAGCTTGCTGACGGACGCAGTATCGCCAATCGCCGGATCTGCCAGATCGAGACCGCCTGCTGTCTGGAGCCCGATCGCGAAGTGCGAATGCGCATCGACAAAGCCTGGCAACAGCGTCGCGCCGTTGAGATCGCGCGTCCTGGCATCCTTGCCGGCCGCTTCTCGCGCGCCAAGTTCGGGGCCGACGAAGACGATCTTGCCATCGCGTTCGACCACGGCCTCGGCCGTTGCGGGTGTTTCGCCGTCCATTGTGATGATCGTGCCGCCGCGCCACAGCGTGGCACTTGCATCCTTCGCCGTTGCCGGCGCGGTCAGCACCAGACAGGCTGCCGCCAGCCATCCCGCAATTCGCATTGTTGCCCCTCCCGTCCTCTTGGGGCCGGACTTTCGGGCCGCAGATCGCCCGATGCAAGCGGCAATCGCGCCTTGCAACGCGCGCTCTTTGGCGCGAAAGGGCCGCATCATGACCGACGAAGCACTCCTTTCCGCCGCACAGGTATCCAAGGCTTGGCCCTTTGAAGAAGCGCGCAAGCTGCTGAAGCGGTATCCGGATGGGAAACCCGATGGCACGCCCGTGTTGTTTGAGACGGGCTATGGTCCATCGGGCCTGCCGCATATCGGCACTTTTCAGGAGGTGCTCCGCACCACGCTGGTCCGCCGTGCCTATGAAACGCTGACGGGCGGCGCGCCGACGCGGCTGGTTGCCTTCAGCGATGACATGGACGGCTTGCGCAAGGTGCCGGACAATATCGAGAACAAGGGCCTGCTGGCTGCCTACCTTGGCCACCCGCTGACCCGCATTCCCGATCCCTTTGGCAAGTATGAAAGCTTCGCCCACCACAACAACGCTATGCTGCGGGAATTCCTCGATCAGTTCGGCTTCGAGTATGAGTTCGTCTCGGCCAGCGATCGCTACAATTCGGGCCAGTTCGACGATGCCCTGCGCGGCGTTCTGCGGGGCTGGCAGGCGATCATGGACATCATGCTGCCGACCCTGCGCGAGGAGCGCCGCCAGACCTATTCACCGGTCCTGCCAGTAAGCCCCAAGACTGGACAAGTGCTGCAGGTGCCGGTCGAGGTCGTCGATGCCGAAGCGGGCCTGGTCCGCTTCGAAGATCACGGCGAGATAGTCGAAAGCTGCATCTTGGGCGGCAATTCCAAGCTGCAGTGGAAGGTCGACTGGGCGATGCGCTGGGTCGCGCTGGGCGTCGATTACGAGATGTGCGGCAAGGACCTGACCGATTCCGTGCGCGAAAGCGGCAAGATCGCCCGCGCGCTGGGCGGCCGCGCGCCGGAGGGCATGATCTACGAACTGTTCCTTGATGAGAACGGCGAAAAGATCTCCAAGTCCAAGGGCAATGGCCTGACGATCGAGCAGTGGTTGACCTATGGCAGCGAAGAGAGCCTCGGTTTTTACCTGTTCCGCGATCCCAAGAGCGCCAAGAGCCTCCACGTCGGCATTATCCCCCGCGCGGTCGACGAATACTGGCAATTCCGCGAAAAGCTGGCCGAGCAGCCGGTCGAGCAGCAACTCGGCAACCCGGTCTGGCACCTGCTGCGCGCCAATGGCGATGCGGGCGGGGCGGGTGACAAGCTGCCGGTGACCTATGGCCTGCTGCTGAACCTGGTTGGCGTGCTGGGCGCTGGAGCGACGCGGGAACAGGTCTGGTCCTATCTTGGCAACTATGTCGAGAATGCCGATCCGGCGGCGCACCCGCAGCTCGATAAGCTGGTCACCAATGCGCTGGCCTATAACCGCGATTTCATCGCCCCGACGCTGCAGCGCCGCAAACCTGAGGGCAATGAAGCCCAGGCGCTGGCCGCGCTCGACGAGGAACTGGCTGCCACCAGCGATGATGCCACGGCGGAAGAGCTACAGAACCTGGTCTACGAAATCGGCAAGGACCCGCATTACGGGTTCGAGCAGCTGCGCGACTGGTTCAAGTGCCTTTACGAAACCCTGCTTGGCTCAAGCCAGGGGCCGCGCATGGGCAGCTTCATCGCGCTCTACGGCATCGCCAACACCCGCAAACTGATTGCCGAGGCGCTTAGCTAGGTCGGCGGAATCAGGGTCGGGTTTCGACCAGTCTGGCGCAGCCTGATGGGAGCCAATCGCATCGACCCTGGTTGCCGAATTCAGCCCCGTGAACTTTCGTCGATCCAACGCCGGATCTTTGCTTCAAGCACAGGCAAGGGCAGCACTCCGCTACCCAGAACCTGTTCGTGGAAGGCCTTGAGGTCGAAACGTGGGCCAAGCGCCGTCTCGGCCTCGCGCCGCAGCCGCTGAATCGTCAAGGCCCCGATCTTGTAGCTCAGCGCCTGGCCGGGATTGGCAATGTAGCGATCGACCTCAGCCTCGGCATCGCTGCGGCCCATGCCGGAATTGGCGAGCATGTAGGCAACGGCTTGGCTGCGGCTCCAGCCCTTGGCGTGAAGGCCGGTGTCCACGACCAGCCGCATTGCCCGGAGCATCTCGTCATCGAGCGTGCCCCAGTGCTGCAATTGATCCTTGTAGAGGCCCATCTCGTAACCCAGCGTTTCGGCATAGAGTGCCCAGCCTTCAACATAGGCGGCGTTATCACCAAAGCGCTGGAAATCCGGCAAGGACTGGTCCTGCTGGGCAAGGCTGGTCTGGAAGTGGTGCCCGGGAATACCTTCATGCAGGTAGAGTGTGGTGACGCCAGAACGGAACCGGCTTTCGAGGTCATAGGTGTTGAAATAGAACGTTCCGGGCCGCCGCCCGTCTGCAGAGCCGAGCGAATAGGAACCACCGGCCTCGAACTTGCCGCGCGAGGCGGGATAGGCGGCGATGGTCATCTGGCCGCGCGGCTGCCGGGTGAAGAAGCGCGGCAGCTGCGCATCGACCGCGCGGGCTACGGCCGCGTAACCTTCAGCCAGCTCCTCGGCGGTCTTGGGGTGAAAGCGCGGATCGGTGCGGATGTGGTTGAAAAAGGCGGACAGGGTGCCCTTGAACCCGAGGGCTGCCTTTACCTGCTCCATCTCGGCCTGGATCCGGATCACTTCGCTCAAGCCCAGGGCGTGCACGGTGCCTGGTTCAAGCGGCAGCGTGGTGTGGCGCAAGATCAGCCGCCGATAAAGCCCGGCGCCGCCCTTCATCGCGGCCAGGCCCGGTTCTGCGCGGGCTGCCGGAAGGTATTCCTCGGCCAGGAACTGGCGCAGGCGGCGGTAGGCGGGCAGCACGTCACCGCGCACGGTTTCCAGCCAGTCCGCGCGGATCAGCGCTTGCCGGGCGGAAGGGATTGTCTCGGGCATTTCCACCAACGGGGCAGCAAAGACCGAGTCTTCCGCTGGCTGCGCAAGAATCTCGTCAAGCTGGGCGATCATGTTGGCCGTGGTCAGACGGGTCTCCACCACGTCGCTGTCCACGCCTTGACGAAAACGCACGACGGCGCGGTCAAGCACGACAGGAAAGGCGCGCAGCAACGCCAGGTTGCGGCGGTACTCCCGCTCATCGCGGTAAGGCAGGCTGCCGCCCGGTCCGATCAGCGCCGGGAAATCCTCATGCAAGCCGCCAAAGTGGTTGAACGGTCGCACCGCAGTGAGCGCGAGGATATCCGGTGAGAGCCAGCCCAGCGCCTCACGCGTTTCCAGCTGAAAGGCATCATAGGAGAGTTGCCGCTCAGGACTCAATCCGGCGCGGTTGATCCGACCGATCAGCGCGAGTTCGCGGCGCAGCTCGGCGCGCCTGGCGGCGTCAAGTTCATCGCTGAACAGCCGCTGGAGTTGCGCCGGATTGCTATTGTCGCCGCGCGCGACGGCACCAAGCGGATCAAGCGCTTCCTGCGCGCGGGCGAAGGAGTTGAGCAAGGCCAGCAGCCGTGCGTCCTCATCCTGCCGTGCCCCCGCGATTGGGACAGACGGGATCGGCTGGGCAGCGGCTGGGGCCAGCAGCCCGGCCGTCACCAGCGCCAGCAAGAGCGCGCGTGTCAGCCCCATTTGCGGGTACGATACCACTTGGTGATGATGTATTTGGTGCCCTTGATCACCGGAGTACCGGCGTGGAGTGTGTCCTGGTTGAGCGATCCGTCCGGAGTGCTGTTGTTCCAGACGATGAGCGCCCCGCGCTGGGGCGGGATCGAGACGCCGATCCTGGGAAAATCGGTCGTCCCGCCTTCCTCGACATCATTGAGATAGATCATCGCCGTGATTGCGCGCTGACCACCGCGCTTGGCTTCGATCTTCCAATAGGGGGCCTTGGTCCAGAACCAATCCTGGTGGGCCTTGAATTCCTGCCCCGGGGCGTAGCGTTGCCCCTGCATGGTTTCGCCAAACTCGTGTGGCAGGCCCAGCAGGTCGTCGATCCGTCGTTCGATCATCTTCACGAAGGGATCGTCGCGTTCGACATCGCCGGAATAGGACGTACGCCAGGTGTTATTAGCATAGCCATGGTCGAGCACGGCAGAAGGCTTGGCGGTGCGATCGACCATCGAAATAAGCTGTTCGCACTCGGAAGGGCTGACAAACTCTGACAGGGCCCAGATTTCGGCCCGTTCAACCGGCACTTTATGCACCGCAGGGTCGGCCTCCAGCCGGCGGCGGACATGTGCGCCCGTGCGCATCAGCGCCACCTTGTCGGGGTTGGGGCAGGGGGGATATTCCATGCTGTCCTGCCTATCGTCGCGCCGCGCGCCAGGGCAAGCAAAAGCTGCTTGCAGCCGCGCCTGGCTTGCGCCAACCTGCTGTTCCATGAGCACAAGTGACAGCGCAGCACGCTATTCGCGCGGAGCGATCATCCTCCACTGGCTGATTGCCCTCTTGATCGTTGGCAATTTCATCGGTGCCTGGACATCCGAAGACCTGCCGCGTGACCAGAAGATGATCATCATGGGCTATCACAAGGCCAATGGTGTGCTGATCCTGCTGCTGACGCTGGTGCGGATCGGCTGGCGCTTCGTATATCGCCCGCCTGCACTGCTCGCCACGCTCAAGACCTGGGAAGCGACGCTGGCACGGGCCACCCATGCGCTGTTCTACCTGCTGATGCTGGCCGTCCCGCTCGCGGGGCTGGGACTCCACTCGGCCTTCGGCAAGGGCAAGCCGGTCAGCATGTTCGGCCTGTTCGATTTTCCCGCGCTCCCGGTCGGATCGGACAAACCGACTATCGGCCTGTACCATGAACTGCATGAGGTGACCGCTACGGCCATGCTCTTGCTGATCGGCTTGCATGTCGCTGCCGCGCTCAAGCATCAGTTCCTCGACCGCGATGGCACCATGGCGCGGATGCTGCCGTTCCTGCGCTAATGTGGGAAGACCCCCACCCGTTTACGGGCAGGGGCCTCCTACGGCTCGTCCACTCGTGAGCCGTTACCAGAAGAAGCTGTAGATCACGTCCACCACTTCGCCGGTGTAGGTGTTCACCAACAAGGCGTCGTCATAGTAACGGATCCAGCGATAGGGTCCGTAGACGTCTGGCAGGCGATACTGCCAGGGATCGTTGATCCAGTAGCGGTTCGAATAGAACAGCGAATCCAAGAAGAACCCGATGTTCAGGCGCCGATAGCTGTAGTTCCGGTAGGGCGAGTAGTAGATGCCAACCCGGAAGGTGCTGGGGTAGCTCCGGCGATACGAATACCAGTCATAGCGCCGGTTATCGCGCCACCGATTGTCCCAGCGGCGATAATCATGGTTGTAGCCATAGCGCTGGCGGTCGCCGCGATTGTTGTCCCAGCGGCGGTCATTGTCGCGCCGGTACTCGTCGCGGTTGCGGTCGCGCCAGCGGTTGTCATCGCCGCGGCGGTCGGCATCGCGATAGGTCCGGTCGCCCTCCTGGCGCCACCAGGTGCCTGATCGATCAGTCCGGCGTTGATCCTCCGAACGGAGCGTCCGGTCCTGGTTCCGGTTGCGACCCTGGGCGGTTGGCGCCGGCGCAGCCTGCGGCTGCGGGGCGGGTGCCGGGCGGGCATTGTCGCCCCGCCAGTTACCGCCGCCGCGGTTTTCCCAGCTGCGACCATTGCCGTTCCAACCATTGCCTTCGCGGCGCTCGGCACTGCGA comes from Novosphingobium ginsenosidimutans and encodes:
- a CDS encoding DUF885 domain-containing protein, with the translated sequence MGLTRALLLALVTAGLLAPAAAQPIPSVPIAGARQDEDARLLALLNSFARAQEALDPLGAVARGDNSNPAQLQRLFSDELDAARRAELRRELALIGRINRAGLSPERQLSYDAFQLETREALGWLSPDILALTAVRPFNHFGGLHEDFPALIGPGGSLPYRDEREYRRNLALLRAFPVVLDRAVVRFRQGVDSDVVETRLTTANMIAQLDEILAQPAEDSVFAAPLVEMPETIPSARQALIRADWLETVRGDVLPAYRRLRQFLAEEYLPAARAEPGLAAMKGGAGLYRRLILRHTTLPLEPGTVHALGLSEVIRIQAEMEQVKAALGFKGTLSAFFNHIRTDPRFHPKTAEELAEGYAAVARAVDAQLPRFFTRQPRGQMTIAAYPASRGKFEAGGSYSLGSADGRRPGTFYFNTYDLESRFRSGVTTLYLHEGIPGHHFQTSLAQQDQSLPDFQRFGDNAAYVEGWALYAETLGYEMGLYKDQLQHWGTLDDEMLRAMRLVVDTGLHAKGWSRSQAVAYMLANSGMGRSDAEAEVDRYIANPGQALSYKIGALTIQRLRREAETALGPRFDLKAFHEQVLGSGVLPLPVLEAKIRRWIDESSRG
- a CDS encoding prolyl hydroxylase family protein; this encodes MEYPPCPNPDKVALMRTGAHVRRRLEADPAVHKVPVERAEIWALSEFVSPSECEQLISMVDRTAKPSAVLDHGYANNTWRTSYSGDVERDDPFVKMIERRIDDLLGLPHEFGETMQGQRYAPGQEFKAHQDWFWTKAPYWKIEAKRGGQRAITAMIYLNDVEEGGTTDFPRIGVSIPPQRGALIVWNNSTPDGSLNQDTLHAGTPVIKGTKYIITKWYRTRKWG
- a CDS encoding cytochrome b; this encodes MSTSDSAARYSRGAIILHWLIALLIVGNFIGAWTSEDLPRDQKMIIMGYHKANGVLILLLTLVRIGWRFVYRPPALLATLKTWEATLARATHALFYLLMLAVPLAGLGLHSAFGKGKPVSMFGLFDFPALPVGSDKPTIGLYHELHEVTATAMLLLIGLHVAAALKHQFLDRDGTMARMLPFLR
- a CDS encoding RcnB family protein — encoded protein: MAVKFKSITGRVSALALAVSALALPAAVQAQEQGGRFRDREAAGNVGGDNEARRAPRSAPQGDNGGGWSRPARTVTQAAPAGDNQQGRADQAPGWNRSAERREGNGWNGNGRSWENRGGGNWRGDNARPAPAPQPQAAPAPTAQGRNRNQDRTLRSEDQRRTDRSGTWWRQEGDRTYRDADRRGDDNRWRDRNRDEYRRDNDRRWDNNRGDRQRYGYNHDYRRWDNRWRDNRRYDWYSYRRSYPSTFRVGIYYSPYRNYSYRRLNIGFFLDSLFYSNRYWINDPWQYRLPDVYGPYRWIRYYDDALLVNTYTGEVVDVIYSFFW